The candidate division WOR-3 bacterium genomic interval GGAAGTAAGTCCAGCAGAAGTAGGGATGATAGCAGGGAAAGAGATAATCAGAGCAATGGTCGATTCCACAGGTCGGGTGGTGAATGTGGCCAGGGGAAAATCGCTCAGCCCAGAGGAAGATACCACCCTCTTGCGACTCTTAAAAGGCAAAAAGATTGCATCTCCAAGGCTTCAGGGAAGACCATCTCAGGTCTTTATTGAAATCCCTCCTGAGTCCTCAGGTTCCCGCTGAATTATTCTTTGTGACGCATAAACTTTCTCGCTGCATCCTGTTCGGCTTCTTTTTTACTCTTCCCCTTTCCTTGGGCAACCGACTGTTCATCGATAAACAACTCCACAAAGAATGTTTTATCGTGAGGAAGTCCTTGTTCCTGCGTTACTATATATTTAACCGTTTTTTTATGCTTCATAGCCCATTCGTTTAGTAATGATTTATAATCCCGGGGCAATCGAAATTTTTTATTTAAAAGGATTTTTTTTAAGAATTCTTTTGTATACGAAAAACCTTGGTCAAGATAGAGGGCGCCGATCAATGCCTCCAGACAACCACTAATATTTGAGGCTCTTTCTCTTCCTCCGGTTAGTTCTTCACCTCGATCGAGGATGAGAAAATTACCGAGTCCTAACGTCTTGCCGAGTCGATAAAGCGCCTCCTCACTCGTGTACCTCTTTTTCAATTGATTCAATCTTCCTTCTTCTGCCCCGGGATGTTTTTCTATTAAAAACTCCCGTACCACCAACTCTAATACCGCATCGCCGAGAAATTCGAGGGTTTCATTGGACGCTTCCGGGGAATCGGGCACAGCTGAGGAGTGGGTAAGTGCCTTTTGGAGGAGTTTTTTGTTTTTAAATTTTAGACCCAGTGCCTTCTCAATATCTTTAGATGTGGGCGATCGCCTCGATTTCAATGAGTGCTCCTTTAGGTAGGCTGCTCACAAAAATTGTCGTCCTTGCCGGAGGTTCGGTCTCGAAATACTGGGCGTAGATTTCGTTCATCAAGGGAAAGTCTGTTGGTCTGGTGAGGTAGACGGTGGTCTTTACTACATTCTTCAGGTCCACACCCGCGGCAATCAAAACCGCCCTAAGATTTTTCAGTGTCTGTTCGGTCTGGGCGGTTATTGTCTCCCCAACCAGTTCCCCGGTAGCGGGATTCAGTCCGATCTGCCCCGCGGTGAAGATGAGATTCCCTACCATTACGGCCTGGGAATAAGGGCCAATCGCACGGGGCGCATTCTCGGTTTTAATGATTTTTTTCATGCTCACTCCTTTCGGGATATTATGCCATTTTTTATGACAAAAGTCTGGTCATTATATACAAAAAGTGTATCAATTACATGACTGAGGTTTTGGTGATGAACAATCCATGAGGGAAGATCTATTTTTTCTGCCATCTCCCGAGCAGCACTTTTGGTAGCAAAACCCCCGAGTTGTACCCGGAAGAGACCGGGAGGTGTAGAGTCAATAAGCACCGGCAAGCCAAGGAGTCGGAGACTATCTGCGTAGTTTGCGGCTTTGGTCTTCTCGGTAAAGGCATTGAACTGGATGTAGTAAAGTAGTGAATCTGGACTGGTAAGGGATTCTTCCCTTGCCTGGGGAGTAAGTTTTTTCTTTTTTAGATACTTTAAACCTGGTGGTGAAAGTTCAAAGAGCATGGGTTTTAAATCTTCCAAGAGTGCAAAATAATAAAAATCATCGAGTTTTTGGATGGCTTTAATTTTCCCCGGATGTGCAATTACCTTTGTAATCCGCAGGGTCCGTGGTTCAATCCAGACGATGGATTTCTCGTTTAAGAAGATGAAATCGGTGTTTTGAACTACACCATCCAGACAAACTGGTTGGAAATCGATTAACTTCCCAGTGGAGTCTAAATAAAATATACCCTGGTGGTTGGTTATTATATAACCGTATCGGGTAATAGAAATCTTTTCTCCTGTAAAAAGTAGTTTTAATTTTTTTATGGTTTTCAATTTAAGATCCAATAGGGTGAGAGAGGAACTATCAATTGTGACAAAACATTTTTTTTCCGGCAGGTATTGGAAATCAATGATGCGCGGAAAAGATGCTGTGCTCAATTTTTTTCCTCGGTCGAGGTCAAATATGCGGATTATACTCTTTTTTTCAGTATGATCGATGAGATATAACAGGTTTGCACCTGGAACCATGCCTGGTGCGACCATTGGTTCATGGAGTCCGGATTCGATACCGATGCCGCCCTTGAAGGCAAGGCTGACACGCGCCAGTTTGACGATCTCCGAAGTCGCAATGAGGAATACTTCTTCCTTCCCAAGGGCTAAATAGTTGAAACACTGGGGCAAGGGAGTGCGATCGATAATCCTTAAATCCGTAGTATCAATGCTGAGTATATGACGGCTGGTCAAGATATATAAATAACCATCAAGTGAATAGTCAAGTATCTCCTCTGGTAAAGTCAAATCTGCATAACACAGATTTTCCGGGTCAATTTTGAAAATTTGGTTATCTTGGACCATCAGGGTGGAAAACAGTAATAAAAAGAAAGGCATGATAAATTATCTTATAGAAAATAGCGAAAAAATCAAGATTTATAAAGCTTAGAGATGGTGCAAATTAAAAAGTCGGGGCGATCCGATTTGAACGGACGACCCCCAGCACCCCAAGCTGGTGCGCTAAACCAACTGCGCCACGCCCCGACTCAACAATTATATATAAGAAAGATGGCTTGTCAAGGATATAATTTGAATCAAAAATGATCTTACCAAAACTTTTAAGCATAGGCACCCCTGGATATATTCTATCCGAAAGGGGTGCCTATGATTTGCATAGACATTCCGGAGGAAGTATATACCATGAAAGCCAAAAAGTCAATAATTAAATCAAATGCGCGCCTTACATCAAGAGTGGAAGTGGTAAATTATGTTTATCACATAGTACCGAGTTCTGAATAATGGTTATATTGCCGTGGTGATAAATAGTCGGGGAATGATTAAAATGGGCAAATTGTGAATTTAGACTCTGATAATACACTCTGGACAAGGGTTTACGGCGGCTCAGGAAACGAAAATATTTGTTCAGCCATTGAATCTTAAGACCAGTATTTACTTTTTGGCAA includes:
- the rnc gene encoding ribonuclease III; amino-acid sequence: MKSRRSPTSKDIEKALGLKFKNKKLLQKALTHSSAVPDSPEASNETLEFLGDAVLELVVREFLIEKHPGAEEGRLNQLKKRYTSEEALYRLGKTLGLGNFLILDRGEELTGGRERASNISGCLEALIGALYLDQGFSYTKEFLKKILLNKKFRLPRDYKSLLNEWAMKHKKTVKYIVTQEQGLPHDKTFFVELFIDEQSVAQGKGKSKKEAEQDAARKFMRHKE
- a CDS encoding RidA family protein; translation: MKKIIKTENAPRAIGPYSQAVMVGNLIFTAGQIGLNPATGELVGETITAQTEQTLKNLRAVLIAAGVDLKNVVKTTVYLTRPTDFPLMNEIYAQYFETEPPARTTIFVSSLPKGALIEIEAIAHI
- a CDS encoding SPOR domain-containing protein yields the protein MPFFLLLFSTLMVQDNQIFKIDPENLCYADLTLPEEILDYSLDGYLYILTSRHILSIDTTDLRIIDRTPLPQCFNYLALGKEEVFLIATSEIVKLARVSLAFKGGIGIESGLHEPMVAPGMVPGANLLYLIDHTEKKSIIRIFDLDRGKKLSTASFPRIIDFQYLPEKKCFVTIDSSSLTLLDLKLKTIKKLKLLFTGEKISITRYGYIITNHQGIFYLDSTGKLIDFQPVCLDGVVQNTDFIFLNEKSIVWIEPRTLRITKVIAHPGKIKAIQKLDDFYYFALLEDLKPMLFELSPPGLKYLKKKKLTPQAREESLTSPDSLLYYIQFNAFTEKTKAANYADSLRLLGLPVLIDSTPPGLFRVQLGGFATKSAAREMAEKIDLPSWIVHHQNLSHVIDTLFVYNDQTFVIKNGIISRKE